TCGCGCCGGTTTCGGCCTATCCGTCCATCGCCCCGGTGTTGGGCAAGCGTATCCGCACCGACATCATCAATGAACAATGGGACGACGTGCTGCGCCTCGTGGGGTCGATCAAGGCTGGCCACGTCGCGCCGTCGGTCATGCTGCGAAAGCTCGCCGCCTACGAACGGCAGAACCAGCTCGACGTCGCACTACAGGAGATCGGCAAGATCGAACGGACCCTGTTCATGCTGGACTGGCTTGAAAATCCCGATCTGCGCCGGCGATGCCATGCCGGCCTTAACAACAGCGAGCAGCGCCATGCCCTGACGCAAGCGATCTACACCTTCCGCCAGGGCCGCATCATCGACCGCAGCCATGAAGCTCAACAATATCGGGCATCAGGCCTCAACCTAGTCATCGCGGCGATCGTCTATTGGAACACGATCTACATGGCCGACGCCGCCCAGCATCTGCGATCGGCAGCGGCCCCGGTCCCCGATGATCTGCTTGTCCATACGTCGCCGGTTGGCTGGGAGCATATTGCCTTTTCCGGCGATTTCCTCTGGGATCGAGCCGCCGCTTCCGCTGGCCGCAAGGCCCTCAATCTTCCGCCGGACAGCCGCGCCGCCTAAGCGTTCCTCGGTTGTTCTCCCTTAGCGTTGTTTAGCGTACCTTCCACGCTATGCCCTCGCCTTCAGTTGAACGCCTGGATTCCCGTGATCGCGCGTCCGAGGATCAGCGCGTGCACGTCGTGCGTGCCCTCGTAGGTGTTCACCGTCTCCAGATTCACCAGATGGCGGATGACGTGGAATTCGTCGGCGATGCCGTTGCCGCCGTGCATGTCGCGGGCGATGCGTGCGATCTCCAGCGCCTTGCCGCAATTGTTGCGCTTGATCACCGAAATCATCTCGGGCGCCCATGTGCCGGCATCGATGTTGCGCCCCACCGCGAGCGCGGCGCCGAGGCCGAGCGCGATCTCGGTCAGCATGTTGGCCATCTTGAGCTGCGGGATCTGGTTGGCAGCGAGCGGCCGGCCGAACTGCTTGCGATCGAGCTGATACTGCCGCGCGCGCGCCAGGCAATCCTCCGCAGCCCCCATCGATCCCCAAGCGATGCCGTAGCGCGCCTTGTTGAGGCAGCCGAACGGGCCACCGAGGCCGCGCGCGTCGGGCAACCGGTTTTCCGCGGGCACGAACACATCGTCCATCACGATCTCACCGGTGATCGAGGCGCGCAGGCTCATCTTGCCCTCGATCTTGGGCGTGGAGAATCCCGCCATGCCCCGTTCGAGGATGAAGCCGCGGATCACGCCCTCATCATCCTTCGCCCACACCACCGCGATGTCGGCGATCGGCGCGTTGGTGATCCACATTTTGGTGCCTGAGAGGCGGAATCCGCCCTCCACCGAGCGGGCGCGCGTCTTCATGCTGCCCGGATCGGAACCCGCATCGGGCTCGGTCAGCCCGAAGCAGCCGACCAGTTCGCCGGTGGCGAGGCGCGGCAGATATTTCTCGCGCTGCTCCTCGCTGCCATAGGCGTGGATCGGATGCATCACGAGGCTGGACTGCACGCTCATCGCCGAGCGATAGCCCGAATCGACCCGCTCTACCGCGCGCGCGACGAGGCCATAGGCGACGTGGCTGACGCCGGCGCAACCATAGCCGTCGATCGTCGCGCCGAGCAGGCCAAGTTCGCCGAGTTCGGTCATGATCTCGCGGTCGAACCGCTCCTCGCGCGTCGCGCTCAGAACACGCGGCAGCAGCTTGTCCTGCGCATAGGCCTCGGCGGTGTCGCGGACCTGGCGTTCCTCGTCGGTCAGCTGCGCGTCGAGCAGGAATGGATCCTGCCAGTCGAAGGGGGTGAATTGCGCCATACTCTCCCGGCATTCATGTCTGTGGTGCGGCCGGCATCGTCCGGCCCGGATGCCCCCAAATCGCAGGTTTTGCGGCGCGCGCCAAGCCGCGCTCAGGCGGTGACCGCCTTGCGGCTGCGCATCAGCGGCTGGATACGGGCGCCGAAATCCTCGACGCCCTGCACGAAGTCGTCGAAGGTCAGCAGCACGCCGCCGGTGTTGGGCACCGCCGCCATCTCGTCGAGCATGCGCGCGACGCTTTCATAGCTGCCGACCAACGTGCCCATGTTGATGTTCACCGCGCCCTCGGGCGCGGCAAGCTGGCGGACATTGGTGTCCTTGTTATGGGTGTCCTTGGCGCCCTGCTCGGCCAGCCAGGCGATCGCGTCGAGATCGGCGCCGTCATTATAGGCGTTCCAGCGGGCCATCGCGGCCTCGTCGGTCTCCGCGGCGATCACCATGATCAGCACGAACACCGAAACGTCGCGGCCGGTTTTCGCGGTCGCCGCCGCCAGCCGCGCATTGTTGAAGGCGAAGGCGGTCGGCGTGTTGACGCCCTTGCCGAGGCAGAAGGCATAGTCCGCCCACTTCGCCGAGAAGGCGAGCCCATCGTCCGACGAGCCCGCGCAGATGATCTTCATGTCGCCGGTGGGCGTCGGCCGCACCCGGCAATCCTCCATCTGATAGTAGGTGCCCTTGAAGTCGGAGACGCCGGTTTCCCACAGTTCGCGCAGGATGCGGGCATATTCGTCGAGCATCGCGTAGCGGTTGCGGAAATGCTCGTCGCCGGGCCAGATTCCCATCTGGGTGTATTCCGGCGGCTGCCAGCCGGTGATCAGGTTGAGCCCGAAGCGGCCATGGCTGATCGAGTCGATCGTGTTGCACATCCGGGCGGCGAAGGCAGGCGGGATGACCAGCGTGGGGCAGGTCGCGAAGATCTTGATCCGCTCGGTCACCGCCGCGAGCCCTGCCATCAGGGTGAAGCTCTCCAGCCCATATTCCCAGAACTCGGTCTTGCCGCCGAAGCCGCGCAGCTTGATCATCGAGAGGAGGAAATCGAGGCCGTAATGCTCCGCCTTCAGCGCGATCTCCTTGTTGAGATCGAAGCTCGGCATGTATTGCGGCGCGGCCTCCGAGATCAGCCAGCCATTGTTGTTGATGGGGACGAAGACGCCGACCTGCATGTTCGTGGATCTCCGTCAGGTGCCGGGGGTCAAAAAGGGAAGCACCGCGGCGGCAAAGGCCGCGGGCTCGGTGACGTTGCAGGCATGGCCGCCGCGCGGCAACAGCGCGAACTGGCCGTTGGGCAGGCCCTCCGCCAGCGCGCGCGAGGCGCGCCAAGGCACGAGCATATCATCCTCGCTGGCCAGCGCGAGCACGGGCACCATGCAATCTGCCAGCCGATCGGTTTCATCGAACGCCGCGAGCGCGGCGATGCGCC
The window above is part of the Sphingomonas sanxanigenens DSM 19645 = NX02 genome. Proteins encoded here:
- a CDS encoding acyl-CoA dehydrogenase, which codes for MAQFTPFDWQDPFLLDAQLTDEERQVRDTAEAYAQDKLLPRVLSATREERFDREIMTELGELGLLGATIDGYGCAGVSHVAYGLVARAVERVDSGYRSAMSVQSSLVMHPIHAYGSEEQREKYLPRLATGELVGCFGLTEPDAGSDPGSMKTRARSVEGGFRLSGTKMWITNAPIADIAVVWAKDDEGVIRGFILERGMAGFSTPKIEGKMSLRASITGEIVMDDVFVPAENRLPDARGLGGPFGCLNKARYGIAWGSMGAAEDCLARARQYQLDRKQFGRPLAANQIPQLKMANMLTEIALGLGAALAVGRNIDAGTWAPEMISVIKRNNCGKALEIARIARDMHGGNGIADEFHVIRHLVNLETVNTYEGTHDVHALILGRAITGIQAFN
- the rutA gene encoding pyrimidine utilization protein A, whose product is MQVGVFVPINNNGWLISEAAPQYMPSFDLNKEIALKAEHYGLDFLLSMIKLRGFGGKTEFWEYGLESFTLMAGLAAVTERIKIFATCPTLVIPPAFAARMCNTIDSISHGRFGLNLITGWQPPEYTQMGIWPGDEHFRNRYAMLDEYARILRELWETGVSDFKGTYYQMEDCRVRPTPTGDMKIICAGSSDDGLAFSAKWADYAFCLGKGVNTPTAFAFNNARLAAATAKTGRDVSVFVLIMVIAAETDEAAMARWNAYNDGADLDAIAWLAEQGAKDTHNKDTNVRQLAAPEGAVNINMGTLVGSYESVARMLDEMAAVPNTGGVLLTFDDFVQGVEDFGARIQPLMRSRKAVTA